The nucleotide sequence TAAGTAAAATtcgacgatttaaaaaaataacaacaccATGTACGAAACTTTGtaccaatttaattttcaatatacaCAAGGAAACTTTAAATCATAAAACGAGAAGGGATTAgtcaataaataggtatttgttAACGCTAtaattaagtaagtacttatCTAATTTAAATGGCACGAAAAAACGTAGGACTATTTTGCAACGTGTGAATAAATTACGTATACttcataataaataaatatgtagcTAGGTCAAAATATACAATGTGTAGGCCTGCCTAATCAATTTCGTTGCAgagtaaaattacaaaaataaatcgatCAATACATGCAAGCTAGGAAAAACAATACATGTTGAGACAAGATTACGACTTGCAGTCATTTATGCTGATTATTGTCAAATATTTTCGGTAGGAAGTTGAGCGGTCCTTTCATGACGACAGCATTTACAACAACATTTACATTTCTGCCACAGACACCGTACTAGCGCTCTACAAATTACaattataaaataggtaaaaaaacaccctggtaaaaaatgataaaatatataCTTGAAAGGGCGCAGATTATAGCCGCAATACTCCATTAACCGGCGCTTGGTGGCATAGCAAACCATATCGAATGTGGTACCAACGTGTAGATCTCGCCGAGACGATCACAACGcgctacctacaagcccctctatctattcatggagAGAAACTACGAGCGTCTAAAGTTtaccaaatgagcaaaaaatgaaaaattgtcaaaatgaaaaattcgatctGGGGAGCTTGTAGAGCAttcttttagctaaaaattgcattttttggcattggcctaccttcatttttgaagaatttatgcaactttgaagttttgaaacagatcaatttgagtaaaatttgatgaaattttttttggggaaattttactcaaattgatctgtttcaaaacttcaaagttgcataaattcttcaaaaatgaaggtaggccaatgccaaaaattgcaatttttagctaaaagaaTGCTCTACAAGCTCCCCAggtcgaatttttaattttgacaatttttcattttttgctcatttggtaAACTTTAGACGCTCGTAGTTTCTttccatgaatagatagaggggcttgtaggtagcgCGTTGTGATCGTCTCGGCGAGATCTACACGTTGGTACCACATTCGATATGGTCTGCTATGCCACCAAACGCCGGTTAACGAATCATTTATATAAAGAAAACCGTCATTAGATGCTTGAACTGTATCGGtagggtaatttttcaagaaatttttaagTGTTCGAACGAACAAGACAGCCTCCTTTATATCTTTCGCGTCAAACTCCTGTTTGTAGATTAAATGGTTCATAACGACTAAATCACTAATTATTGGATGGTAATTATTAATGTTAAAAGTCGCTGCTAAATTGTACTTATCTATTAGACCTTCTCTGCAACCTTCGCGCAAAATAATCGAATGTAAATTCTCGACGAAACCGTTTATCCTTTCATCAGTAAACAAATGagaggtacctattcaaatagCAATCACGTTCGAGTTCGGGCCTGTTGTCATCCAACTCACACTCTCGAATGGTGAAATAAGTTGATTTCGGATCGTCCGGACGAACATAACTTGGATACGAATTCCAGTAGAGATTTAAAATTAATGAGACGATAACCATgttaaataaaatgtaaaatccaTCGAATCCttcccaaaaaagttttctgcaaTCGATTTCTTTCTTCGTTGGAAGGGTTGGAGCTACGGATCTCATCCAACAACAGGATATAATCGATGCTTTAAATCCATTCCAAACCCGATCTATCATAAATCGCCAATTGTGCGGATGAGGTGATTCTGTCCCATTATTTGCACTTTCGTTAGGTGTGGACATGGTGAATATTTTTCTgctattttctatttgaaaaaaataaacgagtaACGCGAAATAACGAATTAGAGCGATTCCAAAAAGTCGATAATGTTTGCAATTTaacgaaaaattctaaaatacgaATACTTACATATCTAGGTGTGGTAATGAAACGACGTTAATTATGGATAAAGTGTAAAGGATCACTCTGAGTCTTGCTCGAATACTTGTACAACTATTAGCACCAACGTTCAAACAACAATACGCCTTTTTCCCCGTAGAAACGACTAATAATTGAAGATTGATCACGAAAAAAACTGAAcggtagatacctacctattcatgtTCCATCATCCGCCGTATTGAAATCAACATTGACAGGAGGACGGGACGGAACTGCACTCATCAATGTTGTCACTATAAAAATACAACTTATGAAAAGTCCCTATTCATTCACTTATGTTGCTTTTGCGTTTTGCACCACTATATTTACAATACCTACTCATCCCAGAGATTACGTGATTAGAATTTACATAACGCGTTGTAAAATTAATAGATGGAGTAtctttttacttcattttaaaatttttaaaaaaaaacaaaaaaaaatgaccaacagATATGAGAAAgtagttcaaaaaatgaagaaaaacgatttgaatttttggaaaattattgatttttttaaaatttggtacaTGATTTTAGAAGACGAGAAGAAATTTatataaaatgacaaaaatgttcTACTATTAATCATACATatgagtaggtaaggtacatatcTATTCTGTTTGGCTCCTTCATTTTCTTCCACATagttgaaacttttaaaattctagctatctgtaattttttttgaggaattttgaaatGAGGAAGGATTTACTTATTATTACTTTAATAGCTAAAGATGgaaggtacctactacaattTCCGAAACGTTctttttattgtaatttgtgTATTAAAAACGTGAagtagatttttaattttcattttactaaGTAATAAAAATCTCCGAAAATCCCTTCTCTTATTTGTCATAAACAACTATTAGcagatttaatttaaaatacctaGCTACATTTAGAAAGAAAGCAGATAAAATGTAAACTCAGTGTCACTttctaataataaataaaatttggcgcgtgatttttaaattctttttcgACTGTTTGGAAAATcaattggtacctacctatcaacttATTTATCTAGGTACCTGTAACAAATTACTTCATTACTCATTTAATattacaaaataatatgtaggtatacgtgAGCCGGGTAAGCCTATACATGTTCAAAAGCAACTCTAATAAATTACTCGAAACAGTTTAAAGCAATGAAAAGGCAGCATTTTCttcctcaaataaaaatgcCAGAAGTCCGTTGTAATAATGGAAAACAAAATGGCAAACATTAGatgtgatttgaaaatgaatatacCTGTCCGTTAAAATATAggaaaaaatcataacaaattttaatgaatataATATTCAGTCAAAGGTAATTAGGGACACTCAGTTTAGTGAGACATCATTGCGGTGCTAACTGCTGATGGCGTGAGCTACTGACTGTTTCGTTTCATTTGCGGAGTATTTCTGATTTCATCCAACCCAACGTCGAAGTCTTCATTCTCTATTAAGATGTTGTAAGAACTTACGAAACGAATACATTATTcataatttcatgatttttctgcaatattttctagtttcaaataataataataaaaaaacaacccatcactagaaaattttggatacaGTCAGCAATCAGCATaacaaattttactattttgaaGCGAATTAAAAGTTTTCATTAATACAGACAGCTGACAGATATCAGATTCAGATACAGCCataggcataaaaaaacattcaatttttcgtcTCACTCTCATACTATATGATACCTATATGCGGGCATCTAGTAAATTGAATTGATGATCATATGAGTTTTTATTATCGTGTTTCTAGGGGCATTGCaagaaattattattgaaattccACAGAATTGTgaagattttccatttttatttacaTTCCAAGTTTCCAGAGCATAAAAATTGATCCTGGCTAAGGGTAAGGTGGCTACTGGCTAGGATACTGTAGTCTTGGCTTGGCTTGGGTCCAAAATGGGTCTGTTCCCTGTtcttgtctgtctgtctgtctgtctctGCTACTTCGCCTGTTCGCCAATTTGTGAGTGATATCGAATATCGATACCAATTCGATTCATTCCAAAGTCGTCCTTCCAATATAATTTCTATATTCCATCCAATCCATATAAATCCACATTCCACACCAAAAAGAAACTAGAAAGTAGAAGTACAAAACAAagattaataaataattttacttgtgtAGTGAatgtaaaatataatttataataTGATAAATgtaatataatatgtatatgcatgaaatagaaatgaaaataatttaaaattttcaaggtgtcaggtgtcaaatcaaaaatcaaaatcaaaataaattcaattcaatcaaaatcaaaaatcaattcaaaaatcaaaaaacgtcCTCGTCCTcggctcaaaaaaaaagaaaaagaagaccGAAACGGTAGAGCAAGGTTGGCAACAATGTGAACaatcaaaaagttttcttcaagttttcttCTGTGTTTGTTTgattgtattaatttttctctgattcctttttttttttagaaaactctGTGACTGTGAAAATGGCGACTTCATAACGTTGAATTATAATGATAGAATTTTCGGTATTTCTGATAAAATAGTTCGTAATGTGTCTAAATTCGAGAATCTGTTTAATCGgataaaattcatgaaaaagcAGGACAAAAGTACGTATATTTTTATTCCTTATACGAGGAGGATGTCATCGGAATTATCGTTCCAATTTGGGCAGCCTAATGCTTTTTACATTTGTTAGTTCTACTATAGAGTTTTGTATTATATTTTTCGTTGCTTTTCCGACTTAATTTGCTCAATTACCGTTTGTTATCTTTTCCGAATCGTCCGGAATTTTGATCCGTTATCGGTGTTTCTTGAGTAGCGTGTTATATGAACAAAGTTGGTCATCAAACTCTTccaagtttttattgttttcgttTTCTTGTTTATGCTTcgcattatttttgttttctttctatttctcaaaattcttgtaattaattaataattaataatgcCTGTTACGTGATTTTAAGCGAAAAGGGCCGTAAGAGACGAATAATTTAGCGCTGAAGTATTACTAACTAAATTCTACTATCACCATTGTAACTTGTGATAGTTAATAAtgcaaattgtatttttttcagaatatccAGATAATGCTTCGAAACAGaagtaaaatatctcaaaacaaTCGTCGAAATGCTAGAAAAAGAAATCGGAGGAATGCCGACGAACCTGACGAATCATCTAGCTCCTCTAATGAGTTCGATTCATCACAACAGGATTGCAGCAGTGAGATACCATTCGATGACTCTAGCGATTCATGGCTTGaagatgatgacgatgatgatgtgTCGCCTGTGATTggacgaaatttgaaaattcgtaggAATCGATTGAATGCTAAATCAAAACGTAGTAATAAGGTGATCAACAACCGAAATCGCAATTCCAGATCAAAAAGGGTACGTACCATATTCAAATGCATCAACGTCCGATATTGCTCATGTCAAAATTACTGatatcgttatttttttttcaaattagaattcCCACCGTTCAAGTGATTCACATGCCGCTGGGCCGAGTAGGGTAAATAACGTGAGTTTAAATTcgcttcaatttcaaatgtaaAGCTGATACGTAGTAATAATAGTGTTTTCTATCCGCGTCACAGAATTCCAGACGTTCTAGATCAGAGAATTCGAACGCCAGGACTGCCAAAAGGAAGTTCAAAGACAGAAGAGAGGATTCTGATGTAAGTGattcttgtttttcttttcttgtgtTGAGGTACAGTCAAGAtttcaaattgcatattttttcagagttcTCTCAGTGAAGTTTGTAACACCTCGAGCGAAGAATTTGATGCGCCCCTTTTCCGTTTGAAGGTAACCGTTGTGCTCAAATGTATTTCAAATATGTTCTTTGTTCttgatttttctaattatttttatttttatttcgtgcCTGTAGAAGAAAAGACCACGGCATGCTATCAACTTTAGTGAAAGCGAAGACTCAGATGTTCAGACTATCACATCGGTATGTTCTGAGTATTTTTTAGCCTATTATGATGtatgaaatttcatgtttcgcTCGACTTTTTCAGAGGAGACAAACTTTAGTAGACTCCGAAAGCAGTACCAGTACCAGCGACGACATAATCACGGCTGGAGTAAGTAACCGGCTTCGAAAAGTAATAACAATATGTTTCATTATTGTAAATAGCGAATGTTTGCTTATTCACAGAGAATCAGACGTAATGCTGGAGTGGTACCATCGTGGTCAGATTCTAGTGCTGATAGCATCGAGGTAATATAACGATGTGATGTACGATTTTACTCTTTTTGACGGcgtaaaattgataattttgtattATTGTAGTTAAATTCGCAAGAAACAAGTACAGTAGAAAGTAGCGGTTCTTCGTCTTTCATTGTCTCAAGAAGAAATCGTTCAAATCGATcggtatttgaaaattgtttaaatcaACTTGCCCCGCATCGTGAAAAACGGTACTAACGAGATGTGTTAATTTCAGGTCGGATACGTTGGAACGAGTGACTCTAGCAGTAGTTCTTCCTCCTTTTCCAGTAGTTTCGGCGTAGACTCTGAAGTGGCTAATATTACATCGGTAAATTGTTTTAAAGAGATTTGCTTGTTtaagatcaaatttgaaaaagaaaacttgaatCTTAATTTCATCTTTCAGGTGCTAGACTCCGAAGCCAGTTCATCGTACAATACTGCGCCATCAGTAAGCAGTAGTAATGTTGAAAATACTAATAAAGATCAGGTTAGACTTCTTCATCTGCGTAAATGTTATTTATCAACTGAGCTTTACTAATTGTTTTCTTTCATCAGACATCGGATTCTGACTCGAGCGACTCAGATGGTGAAAAATGTGCAATTTGCTTGAAAAAGTTCAGGAATCAATTGATTGGCAATCCTTCCAATTGTGAACATAATTTTTGCGCTCCTTGTTTGAAGAAATGGTCGGAGGTTTGTGGATTTTGATATGCTTGTAAATCTATTATTGTACGagtttttttcaaccttgaatATTTTCAGAGCTCTACCACCTGTCCCGTTGATCGGTCTACGTTTGATTTTATCACAATTAGAAGCGAAATAAACGGTCCTGTGGTCGATAAATTCAAAGTAGAGAACCGAAATTTTGGTGTTTTCCCGCCACTTGATATTGATGAAGAATTTCTCACTGATGCAATCAACTGCGAAGTGAGTAAAATTCGAGCTGGAAGGCGAACCTATCATCAATCGTGTGCTATaacaaagtcatttttttgcgcAGATTTGCGGTTCTGGAGATGACGAAGAAACGCTGTTATTATGCGATTTCTGTAATTTGGGCTACCACATGGCATGTTTGCGACCACCTCTATCAGCTATTCCAGCCGGAGCATGGTATTGTCCTCCGTGTGTAGATTTGCATAGTACTCCCGCACAAAATGTCAACGAGGTAAATAATATCGAAACGCGATATGATATACAGCATACATATTATACTACTACACATATCATAGAAGAAGACCAATGCCCTGCGAATGGTTGCACCATCTCGTAAAAATGCACGATaacgctttttaaaaaaaattattgtattgtATACTTTTTCAGTCGTTTGAATTTGTAGATCGTTtcggagttgattttttttcctttttttcaacatttaaaatttatcgtgtgtcaaaatcgtttgtgtattttcaaaattattgttcaattttgtgattgtctttttataaagaaaaaaaaagaaagagaagtTCGTCATTAAtttgtgttcattttttaaaagcttgcGATATAAATCCATATTTGATAACTTGAGTTATTGCTGCTTGTTTTACTATTGCTAATTGACGAATTGCATTAGATCGCTTCATTTGATTATAAAAATTCCGCCTTTTTAACTCATAAAAGTTCTTTTGAACTTACGATTGAAAAGAGAAAATGTATTGAATTGATATGTCCGTCAATTCTTTAATTGCAATCGATTTTGAATTGGCCAGTTGGATTTAAATATCGCTGAATGTTGTGTTCGCAGGCGTTTCGATTTCTTCCTAACATCGCTGCAGGAGGACCGTTCTTCTTTCTGTCATCTGCTCGTAGACCGAATAGGATTGGTATAAATAGCAGTAGATCTCGTCTTGGTGGCCCATTGCCTAGAGGGCGAGGTCCTACGCGAGGATTTCGATCTCAAAATTTATCGgtaaaaaaatgatcgattttttcaggaataCAGCGACTcgtagaaaaatattgaaacccAATTTGTTCTGTTTTCTGATTTAGAATTCTCGCCTTCAGAATTTATCTAATGTGATAGAATCGGTTATGGCAAATCTTAATGTCGAATCAACGTTACAAAATAGACGTCGAAGAAAGCGTAGAAATGGACGGGCAACTAGTGCAAATGCGTTACAACAGGTGAGTTTTTCAACCACTAATTGATACGAATGTATTTTGAATAGTAAACTTGACGTGATTTTGACGGATTGTATAATTTTTCCTCCAGGTAACGAcctctgaaaatttggtaacaACTTCGGATGCTAAATCAAGAATCACAAGAGTAGTTAACCAAAGGATGTCATCGTCCTCAGGAATTCCAAATATTCCCAGACCGAGAGGACCTCGTGACGTTGTCGATATGGTATTTCCTTCTTTCAGTCTGTTTGGTGGCGATGATCTGGATTACTTCTCTGAGTAAGAATATTATTTGATTTGGATAAGAGTGGCGCAAATGTGCTCTCATTTTAATTAAGATATTGAATACTTATTGCGTTTTTGGTGGTTTTCAGCGGACCTGACGAACACGACGTTGATGGCGAAGTTGCAATAATGGCCCGCGTCCGAAATGAATATTCGGCGCGCAGATTAGGAAATCGTAAAAACATAGTTGCATCTTTGAACAATTATCACGATCGAGGGGCAGCTGCTGCGTCAATTGACGAAATCACAGCAAATGCATCTTCAGCGAATTTGCTCGATTCGATTTTGGAAAGTCAAACATTGTGGCATtcgaaaaacgttgaaattaaatcgaaaaaagaCGGAACGTTGGAAATCAAGAGAAAAGATGAGCGGAAACCCGATCTCACAAATACCAATCATTCATCCAAAGAGATACCCTTATTTCCGAACAAAGGCGATGGTGCGTCTGACAACAAATCCTACTCGAGTAGCAATAATCGCTATTCGTCATTAGGAAATAGCTCAGGTGGTGGCAGTAACTCGTTTACGTCATCTACGTCTTCGTTCAACTCGCTCAATCCGTCGATTAGGCCTGGTTTCTCCAATTTACTCGGTAACAGTTCGTCGGCGCTAGACTTATCGCCATTTAGAGGCGCTGCTCCTATTAGGTAAGCGAATTAAAGATTTTTCGACTTGAAGCTGCTAGGAAAATAGTGACAACTCCGATATTTTCCACAGGTTCCGAATGAACCCTCCGAGGCCGATGATGCGACGACAAAATTATAACTCCAACTCGCAAAGACAACCGTCCAGTTCACCCGCTTCGTTATCAAACTCAGTGCAATCTCCTAAAAAGTCATCAACTGTTGGCAATGCGGAAGAAGATGTCGATTTGTACGACGATATCGAAACCGAGAATGCTGAGAATGAAAAAGCGCAAGAGATATTCGGTTCTTTGGAGCCTCCTCCTGAACCTCCAGCGTTGCTCATTGGCAATGATTCGTCGTCGTCGGATGATGAAAATAACGGTTTGGTGATCGATGATAAAGCAGttaataaaaacaatatttacGATCCCAATGAACCGAATGAAGACAGTGATACTGAAAGTAAGTCATTCGAAACTACATTCATGAGTAAAACCCAAAGGTTCGAGGTGAAAGAGAGCTGAGAATGAATTTCAGTGTGCTATTTTTTTTAGtccactttcaatttttcatttcaatttcactttaaccatgaaaatttacaaatgatATCCTAACGTTCATGGAACTTTCGTGATATGTACtgaagttgaataatttttaaaatttcagataatCAAGATAAAAACTCCAATCTTGTTCCGAGTTACTTGAGGTCTCCGTCGTACGGCGGATTATCAGAATTTGGGCCTCATTTACCATTACCTGAGCCTCCAGCTTTACCCATAGAATTAGACTCAGTTAAAGATTcggacgaagaagaagaagcggAATGCCCAAATATGACTTTATACTCGAGTACTAGCATTAATTTAGCTAATAACGTACAAGATATACCTATACCAGATGCGGCGTACCCTCAAGATGAATTGGAATGCATACCAATCCCTACTCCTGCGGTCAAAGAAGATACTACGACTACGAACACAGATAGTAAATTGTACAGTCCTACGGATAGAAATGACTCTGAAACTAGCTCGTTAGCCGATGTAGAAATCTCTTCACCTCGAAAAGTATTGCCTAAACGACGCGATACTTCCGAAATTCGTTCCGTGTCGTCGCGCGGCTCATCTAGAGAACCTAGTGATAGATCTTCGGCCGACGAGTCGGATCGTAGTGATCGTTACGAAAATATCAAGAAACGTTCCAGTCGTCGTCGATCCAAAGAAAACAACAGAACGAGAAGACGAAGCAGCGTAAATAACGCTTCCATTATCGATCCAGAACGCGTCAAACCGTCCAAAGAAATCGATCTGACTGAAATCGATTCGAACGATGAAAAAGAGCCAATTCAAAGCGACGACGAATCTGTCAGTGATTCTAAAGCAGACGCCGAAGAAATAGATGACAAATACGACGTAAGTGCAGTCGCTGTTgatgaaaatgacgaaaacGAAGCTGAAAAGTCTGACAACGACGAAGAAGCGGAAGAGAAAAGCCCCATCGATGCCGCGAGTACTAAATCTGTCAACGAAGATGACAAATCTGATAGCGAAGACGGAGATAAAGAACGTGAAAAAGACGCGGTGGATGAAGCTGATAAAGAGAAACCAATCGAAGATGCCGGTGTCGATACATCTTTAGAGGCCGAAGTTGCCGAAAAAGCGCCTGAAGACGACAGCGCCAATGCTTCTGCTAACGACGCGAACGTTTCTGGTAATTACCTACTTCCTTCCGAAGATTTAGATCCAGTCTCTGATGTCGAGTATAATGACTTCTCCGAGTGTCCGAAATCGTCTTCGATTCGCGACAAACGCAAGAAACGTAAGAAAACCAGAAGACGCGATTCGTCGACCGATAATAAAACTGCTGCCGAAGCTAAAGAATTAGAAGAGGGTGAAATCGAAGAAGAGAAATCCAAACGCAAATATTCGTCGCAGAAGAAAAAAGGTCGTAGCGTAACACCCGAAAGATCGCCTGATCGTAGACTGAAAAAGAGAAGAGATCGGAAAGAAAAAACTACTGGAAAAGAGAATAAAGAAAGCGGAGCCGGAGGCAAAACTGCTGGCGGAGCAGGTGGCACTTCGGCAGAAGACTTAcggtggaaaaaattatcaaaaaataccaaagaaCGAAATTACCGTGACGGTAAACCGAGACCAAACGATAAAACGGATAAAGTTAGAGATCGCGAGATTAAAAGCCGAAAAGAAAAACGGAAAGAGATAGAAAGGTACGACGTTCGTAAAATTGTCTCGGATAAACCGCCCAGACCTGTTCGAGATGAATTTGGCAGAGATGTGTCCGCCAATAGATCACGTTCAAGGACACGCACCCGTTCGTTAAGTTACTCAGGCCGGAAACGATCGAAAGGTGGTACGACGAGACGTTCTTTTAGCCAAGATGACCGATGGATCGATTGGTCACCGGTTTGGAATCAGCGTAGATCTCGTAGTCGAACAAGGCGTACTCGTAGTCGATCGAGAAATCGTAGTCGACTCAGCGGCGACAGATACAGAAATCGTTCCAAGAACCGCGATCGCGAACGCGAGTACGATAAACGAGAGCCGCGTAAACGAAAGAGGAGCGTTTCTTCGGATATTAATAAGTATACGCCGCCACAAGCCGAACTAAAGAAACGCCGCAGATCGCGGGATCGATCGCGTAAATCAGAAAGTTACGCGGCGGCCGCTCTCCGGCCGTCTGACCGAGAACGCGATATCCCGCCAGAATATTACTACGAAAGATCGAGATCCTGGTCTAGGACACTCTCGTATGCCAGTTTAACTCCCGAGCCGGAACAGTACGTTAGGTATTCGCGATCACCGTCCATTATCGAACAGCCTACTAGAATGCCGCTCGTTAGTCCGGATCGTGAACGTGGTATAATAGctcaaaatcctcaaaatcTGACTGTAATCGTACCTAACGTTGATCTAAGTAAAAAGAAGcataagaagaaaaaagaaagtaaaaagaaaaagaaaaagcaacCGTCGAAGGAAGTATTCACCTCGGGTGATAACATCGTTGTCAGCGTAAACTTCGATGATAATCAGAAAATAATCAGcgccaaaagttcaaaaaggaAACACGACGATGAAAAAGGCCGTAAGAGGAAGGAAATAcgtaaaaaacgaaaacaaacgtTGCAAGTGAGCGACGAAGTACTGAACGCGAAACCGGTTGCTGTGATAGATCTGAATTCGTCTCCGTGTAAAGAAATGTCGCCAACGGAGGTGATTTCTCTAACGGACAGTGGCGACGAAGCGAACGTAATTATCGAAAGCGTCGTTCCGGCCGATCGCCGTATCGTAACATCCCAAGAAGACGCTAATAAATCACCGAATGAACGAAGAGCCTACGTAATGACGCAATCTGGCCCGAAAACGCCACCCGAGCCACCGATCAA is from Planococcus citri chromosome 1, ihPlaCitr1.1, whole genome shotgun sequence and encodes:
- the LOC135832839 gene encoding PHD and RING finger domain-containing protein 1-like isoform X2, with amino-acid sequence MLRNRSKISQNNRRNARKRNRRNADEPDESSSSSNEFDSSQQDCSSEIPFDDSSDSWLEDDDDDDVSPVIGRNLKIRRNRLNAKSKRSNKVINNRNRNSRSKRNSHRSSDSHAAGPSRVNNNSRRSRSENSNARTAKRKFKDRREDSDSSLSEVCNTSSEEFDAPLFRLKKKRPRHAINFSESEDSDVQTITSRRQTLVDSESSTSTSDDIITAGRIRRNAGVVPSWSDSSADSIELNSQETSTVESSGSSSFIVSRRNRSNRSVGYVGTSDSSSSSSSFSSSFGVDSEVANITSVLDSEASSSYNTAPSVSSSNVENTNKDQTSDSDSSDSDGEKCAICLKKFRNQLIGNPSNCEHNFCAPCLKKWSESSTTCPVDRSTFDFITIRSEINGPVVDKFKVENRNFGVFPPLDIDEEFLTDAINCEICGSGDDEETLLLCDFCNLGYHMACLRPPLSAIPAGAWYCPPCVDLHSTPAQNVNEAFRFLPNIAAGGPFFFLSSARRPNRIGINSSRSRLGGPLPRGRGPTRGFRSQNLSNSRLQNLSNVIESVMANLNVESTLQNRRRRKRRNGRATSANALQQVTTSENLVTTSDAKSRITRVVNQRMSSSSGIPNIPRPRGPRDVVDMVFPSFSLFGGDDLDYFSDGPDEHDVDGEVAIMARVRNEYSARRLGNRKNIVASLNNYHDRGAAAASIDEITANASSANLLDSILESQTLWHSKNVEIKSKKDGTLEIKRKDERKPDLTNTNHSSKEIPLFPNKGDGASDNKSYSSSNNRYSSLGNSSGGGSNSFTSSTSSFNSLNPSIRPGFSNLLGNSSSALDLSPFRGAAPIRFRMNPPRPMMRRQNYNSNSQRQPSSSPASLSNSVQSPKKSSTVGNAEEDVDLYDDIETENAENEKAQEIFGSLEPPPEPPALLIGNDSSSSDDENNGLVIDDKAVNKNNIYDPNEPNEDSDTENNQDKNSNLVPSYLRSPSYGGLSEFGPHLPLPEPPALPIELDSVKDSDEEEEAECPNMTLYSSTSINLANNVQDIPIPDAAYPQDELECIPIPTPAVKEDTTTTNTDSKLYSPTDRNDSETSSLADVEISSPRKVLPKRRDTSEIRSVSSRGSSREPSDRSSADESDRSDRYENIKKRSSRRRSKENNRTRRRSSVNNASIIDPERVKPSKEIDLTEIDSNDEKEPIQSDDESVSDSKADAEEIDDKYDVSAVAVDENDENEAEKSDNDEEAEEKSPIDAASTKSVNEDDKSDSEDGDKEREKDAVDEADKEKPIEDAGVDTSLEAEVAEKAPEDDSANASANDANVSGNYLLPSEDLDPVSDVEYNDFSECPKSSSIRDKRKKRKKTRRRDSSTDNKTAAEAKELEEGEIEEEKSKRKYSSQKKKGRSVTPERSPDRRLKKRRDRKEKTTGKENKESGAGGKTAGGAGGTSAEDLRWKKLSKNTKERNYRDGKPRPNDKTDKVRDREIKSRKEKRKEIERYDVRKIVSDKPPRPVRDEFGRDVSANRSRSRTRTRSLSYSGRKRSKGGTTRRSFSQDDRWIDWSPVWNQRRSRSRTRRTRSRSRNRSRLSGDRYRNRSKNRDREREYDKREPRKRKRSVSSDINKYTPPQAELKKRRRSRDRSRKSESYAAAALRPSDRERDIPPEYYYERSRSWSRTLSYASLTPEPEQYVRYSRSPSIIEQPTRMPLVSPDRERGIIAQNPQNLTVIVPNVDLSKKKHKKKKESKKKKKKQPSKEVFTSGDNIVVSVNFDDNQKIISAKSSKRKHDDEKGRKRKEIRKKRKQTLQVSDEVLNAKPVAVIDLNSSPCKEMSPTEVISLTDSGDEANVIIESVVPADRRIVTSQEDANKSPNERRAYVMTQSGPKTPPEPPIKFTLNSTAPNRPLATNPIFEQDEIDGEDAMHYNKGPNTPPEPAGQTRRSISPSTTMYDPFEPTKSRSQSPENTQYDERKDTSGGVTAEERRPVIDMFSDDGDKPVGESQGSGASAEKSKSQEDIVKETSSSVTPTKSSIADDVAPSTNTKSPAKDASASDSAKANETTQSNGVNTLVLDLSSLGDDFVPKSSIPLVKTSQGKYEFQSGKAPDKPITVVISQQSQPVKPQPQQVMVTPTRQIPPKPVEPMKQPIFPDLLSWKLPPPMSQTNFSTPPPTSSLLPPGILITPSKSAPGMLAQNGNQDESSFEIDDSPYSPASSEGDDLFEPPPLNASTASPNKQRPSPMPAVNSFKSRVDALFSSSPMKKAPPRGNVPPHISKPVSAIKGTKKILKPPPPIPSSKKDIGSKADEEQLKILDDVPNSAVEMMVKEKFLKKLHRQERVVEEVKVVLKPHYAKKHITKEEYKDILRKAVPKICHNKSGDINPSKIQGLVEAYVKKTRYAKKKPTMGAGAPLFPPMKTAGKTKKPPYSPLRKE